A portion of the Methanobrevibacter sp. TMH8 genome contains these proteins:
- the mtrD gene encoding tetrahydromethanopterin S-methyltransferase subunit D, producing the protein MDPITLIIFITVGGILIGGGVHFIPVGGAPAAMATATGVGTGTAMLAAGAGLTGLITAAAMTGQPFYIIAIAGAVGAMMMMGITMLVANIIYVFGVGIVPSSAKVEVDPITGRNQEKYVTSGTEGHGIPTVCYVSGIIGGLLGGAGGGLVYYGINIAMTEGSFVTDPAITAGLAAILAVGVFFINSVIASYNIGGTIEGFHDPKFKRIGTGIVACAIASIVMGVFAILLTGGVV; encoded by the coding sequence ATGGATCCAATAACTTTAATAATATTTATCACAGTTGGAGGAATTCTCATTGGTGGAGGTGTACACTTCATACCAGTAGGAGGAGCTCCTGCAGCTATGGCAACAGCTACTGGTGTAGGAACTGGAACAGCAATGCTCGCAGCAGGTGCTGGATTAACCGGTTTAATCACTGCAGCAGCTATGACTGGTCAACCTTTCTATATTATCGCGATTGCTGGAGCAGTCGGGGCAATGATGATGATGGGAATAACCATGTTGGTTGCTAATATAATTTATGTATTCGGTGTTGGGATTGTACCTTCTTCTGCTAAAGTTGAAGTAGACCCAATAACTGGTAGAAATCAAGAAAAATATGTAACTTCTGGTACTGAAGGTCACGGTATTCCTACTGTTTGTTATGTAAGTGGTATTATCGGTGGTTTACTTGGTGGTGCTGGTGGAGGACTTGTTTACTATGGTATTAATATTGCAATGACTGAAGGTAGTTTTGTAACTGACCCAGCTATTACTGCAGGCTTAGCTGCTATTTTAGCTGTTGGTGTTTTCTTTATAAATTCAGTAATTGCTTCATATAATATTGGTGGTACTATTGAAGGTTTCCACGACCCTAAATTTAAAAGAATTGGTACTGGTATAGTTGCTTGTGCTATTGCTTCTATTGTAATGGGAGTATTTGCTATCCTTTTAACTGGAGGTGTTGTATAA